From Acidobacteriota bacterium, a single genomic window includes:
- a CDS encoding orotidine 5'-phosphate decarboxylase: MKLQLALDTPDLIHELDLVGKVAPYIDVIEAGTPLLIREGIRAVRELRRRYRGRPVVADIKVIDAGEPIAELAFAAGANIVTVLSVASDEVIAKVVRSAKRYDGEVMADSLGVADIPARARQLRELGVSSLCINRRGFEKSDDSREVKATRLADLVGSIELPVYLAGGIDHDELMLLRDLPLAGVIIGAAIAEAPNAIESAKRMRAILDHQVF, from the coding sequence ATGAAGTTACAGTTGGCACTCGACACCCCAGACTTGATTCACGAACTCGATTTGGTCGGCAAAGTGGCACCGTACATTGACGTGATCGAAGCCGGTACGCCTTTGTTGATTCGCGAGGGGATTCGCGCTGTCCGCGAATTGCGCCGCCGTTATCGTGGTCGTCCGGTCGTAGCTGACATCAAGGTGATTGACGCAGGCGAACCAATTGCCGAACTGGCGTTTGCCGCTGGCGCCAACATTGTCACCGTGCTGAGTGTGGCTTCGGATGAAGTCATTGCCAAAGTCGTGCGATCGGCCAAACGTTATGACGGGGAAGTGATGGCGGATAGCTTAGGTGTTGCCGATATTCCAGCGCGGGCGCGGCAATTGCGCGAACTGGGTGTGAGTTCCCTTTGTATCAACCGCCGGGGATTTGAAAAGAGTGATGACAGCCGCGAAGTAAAGGCCACCCGCTTGGCTGACTTAGTGGGCAGCATTGAGTTGCCCGTTTATTTGGCTGGTGGAATTGATCATGATGAGTTGATGCTCTTGCGTGATTTGCCTTTGGCGGGCGTCATTATCGGCGCAGCCATTGCCGAAGCTCCGAACGCCATTGAGTCTGCCAAACGAATGCGGGCCATTCTTGATCATCAAGTCTTCTAG